TTTTCGGGTCCTCTGCGTTGATCCGGAACTGCAACGCGAAACCGCGATGGATGATGTCTTCCTGTTTGACCGACAGCGGCAGCCCGGAGGCGATCCGAATCTGCTCGCGCACAATGTCGATCCCGGTGATTTCCTCGGTGATCGTGTGCTCGACCTGAACCCGGGTATTCATCTCCATGAAGTACACCTCGCCCTCGGCGAGCAGAAACTCCACGGTGCCGGCGTTCTCGTAGCCCACCGCCTTGGCTGCACGCACGGACAGATCGCCGATGTAGGCACGTTGCTCGGGTGTCAGTTGAGGGCTGGGGGCGATTTCGATGAGCTTCTGGTTGCGGCGTTGGATGGAGCAGTCGCGCTCGAACAGATGCACGACGTTGCCAAAGCTGTCGCCGAGAATCTGCGCCTCGATGTGCTTGGGGTTGACGATGCACTTTTCGAGAAAGACTTCGGCCTTGCCAAACGCCTTGGTGGCCTCGGAAATAACCCGCGGAAATGCCTGCTCGAGTTCTTCCCGACTGTTGCAGCGACGAATGCCACGACCGCCCCCACCCGAGGTGGCCTTGAGCATGACCGGATAACCGATGCGGTCACCCTCAATCAACGCTTCAGCGATGTCAGCGACGTTGCCTTCAGTACCCGGGGTAACCGGGACGCCAGCCTTGATCATGCTGCGGCGGGCTTCGGTTTTATCCCCCATGCGCCGAATGACTTCAGCGGACGGGCCGATGAATTTAATCCCTCGCTCTGCGCAGATTTCTGCCAGCTCTGCGTTCTCCGATAAGAATCCATAGCCAGGGTGCAAAGCATCGCAGCCGGTTTCTACCGCGAGGTTCACCAACTTGCGCGGGTTCAAATAGCCTTCAAGCGGCTCCGAGCCGATGCCATAGGCTTCGTCCGCGCGCTTCACGTGGAGCGCATGCCGGTCGGCTTCCGAGTAGATCGCCACTGAGCGGATGCCCATCTCGGCGCAGGCGCGCACGATTCGGACCGCGATTTCCCCCCGGTTTGCGATCAGGATTTTTTTTATCACTGGAATTTCCTCGACCGATTAGCGGATGGACCAGAGGTCTGGCCCATGCCGCATGACATTCCGTTACCGCGTATTGCAATGCGGGTGAAGCCACCCTATGACGGATCATCAATTAACAAAAATGAGTAAAAATTGGGTGAACCATAAGTAAAACCTTATAGTTGCAAGTATTAGTCTGCCGAGAATGGGAAAAATATGCGTAAGTCATTGATGCGCATGACATTGCGCCAGCTGCGCATTTTCAACGAGGTGTGCGACCTACGCTCGTACAGCCGGGCCGCCGAAGAGATGTCGCTGACACAGCCGGCTGTGAGCCTGCAGATTCGCCAGCTTGAGGAATGCGTGGGCCAGCCGCTATTTGAGTACGTGGGGAAGAAGCTCTATCTCACACAAGCGGCAGAGGCACTGCAACTGGCCAGCCGGGACATCTTCGGCCGGCTGGAAAATCTCGACATGCAACTGTCGGACATGCAGGGCTCGCTGCAGGGGCAACTTAAGCTGGCGATCGAATCCAGTGCCAAGTACTTCGTTCCCCACCTGTTCGCAGCATTCAAGCGCAGATTCCCGGAGGTGATGCTCAATCTTACCGTCGTCAACCGGGCTCAAGTGATACGGCGCCTCTCGGACAACCGTGATGATCTAGTGGTGATGTCGATGGTCCCCCAAGACATGGGACTGGAATTCTTGCCCTTTCTGAACAACCCCATTGTCGCCGTGGCTCGTCCTGATCATCCGCTCACCTTGTCGCCGGGTCTCTCGCTGAAGGACCTTGAGGCGGCAACATTGGTGGTACGCGAACAGGGCTCGGGCACACGGAAAGCGTGCGAGGAATACTTCAAGGAAAAGCGCATTCATTTCGAGGACACCCTGGAGGTGTCGTCGGCCGAGGCGCAGCGTGAATGCGTGGTGGCGGGGCTGGGCGTTGCGCTACTGACACGTCATGCGCTGAGCCTGGAATTGGCCACCGGCATGCTGATCGAGCTGCCAGTGGCCGAATTGCCGCTGTATCGAAGTTGGTGCGTCGTGCAAGCCCGGGATAAACGTCTGTCACCGGTCGCTCATGCGTTCCTGGATTTCATCCGGACGGAGCGTACGCAGATCAGCGAGCTGGTCGCGCGCTTTGATGGCCACCTTCCGAAGCGCTAACGCCCTGCCAGAAATGAGCAGACGCACCATCCAGGTAGTCGGAGAGTTCCTGGTTCAAACGGCGCTCTTCGGAGTGGCTCTCGATTGCCCGCCGAAACGCCATGCGGCGCTGGTCTTCCTGCTGGCGGCGAGTCTTGCTGCTGGAGGTGCTGTGCTGGTGCGAGTCATCGTAGTGCCGAGGCATATCCTGTCTCCCATTCGTGTGCGGGAGTACAGAGTGGCGTCGAGCGGTGACGATCAGGCGTCGGAAGCGTTACAGCTTGGTGAATGTTTCAACGCTGGGCAGGCGTTGACTCAGTCCTCGGACGACTTGATCGACTTGGGCGACAACCGCAGGCTGCGCAAGCTGCGCTTCACGCTTTTCAGGTGATTGACCAGGCTAGGCCCGCGCGCCATTGCCACGCCCATCGCCAGGACATCAATGACCACCAGATGCGCGATTCGCGAGGTGAGAGGCGTGTAGATTTCGGTGTCTTCGTGCACGTCAATCGCGAGGTTGACCGTGGACAACTCGGCCAGGGGCGTCTGGCTAGGGCACAGAGTGATCAGATTGGCGCCGCTTTCACGCACCAGATTGGCGGTGATCAGCAGGTCTTTCGAGCGTCCGGATTGCGAGATGCACACAGCAACGTCTGTGGGCTTGAGCGTGACCGCCGACATTGCCTGCATGTGCGGATCAGAGTAGGACGCTGCCGTCAGGAGTAACCGAAAGAACTTGTGCTGAGCGTCTGCGGCGACCGCGCCAGATGCCCCGAACCCGTAGAACTCGACCCTGTGCGCGGCTGCCATTACTGTCACCGCCGCCTGCAGCGCATGAGGGTCGAGCTTCTCGCGTACTTCCATCAGTGTGTGCAGCGTGGTATCGAAAATCTTCAGGCTGTAATCAGCGACCGAGTCGTCTTCATGAATGGCGAACTGGCCGAAGCTGGCACCAGCGGCAAGGCTCTGCGCAAGCTTGAGCTTCAGGTCCTGAAAACCGGTACAGCCAATGGCACGGCAAAAACGCACGATGGTCGGCTCGCTGATGCCGACTGCATGGGCCAGATCGGCCATGGAGCTGTGCATCACGGCCGCCGGATCGAGCAGCACGTGGTCGGCTACTTTCAACTCCGACTTGCGCAAGAGATGGCGTGACTGGGCGATGTGCTGCAACAGATTCAAAGGGCAGGACTCAAGTGAAGGATGGGCCGGGCTGTAGCTTTCTTGTAGTTATACTACATGACCTGCAAACCGCACAGCTAAACGATCTCGCCGAGGTTGACCGATCTTGGTCGAGGGTCAGGTCGCTTTATAGTGTAGGGCTTTTCGTACGGGACTCCAGGCTTCAGTCAGACGACTGCGCAGGATTTCACCCATGACGTCCGCCTCCACCGGCCGACTGATCAAGTAGCCTTGTACTTCATCGCAACCGTGGGTCCGCAAGAATTCCAGTTGCTCGCAGTCCTCCACACCTTCGGCCACCACCTTGAGGTCCAGACTGTGGGCCATCGCAATAATCGCCTTCGTAATGGCTGCGTCTTCGGCACCCTCATTCAAACCGCGGATAAAGGCCTGGTCGATCTTCACGTAGTGCACCGGGAAACGTTTCAGATAACTCAACGAGGAATAACCGGTGCCGAAGTCGTCGATGGCCAACTTCACGCCGAGGGCACGCAACTGCTGAAACGTGGTGATGATGTGCTCGACACTTTCAAGCAGCTGACTCTCGGTCAACTCAAGCTCGAGGTATTCGGGCGCAAGCCCTGTTTCTTCGAGCACCTGCCGCACCAGACTGACTAACTTGCCCTGGCGCATCTGATGCACCGACAGGTTGACCGACACCCTGATGGCAGCGAACCCTTTACGCTGCCATTCGCAGGCCTGATGACAGGCTTTTCGCAGCACAAACTCTCCAATATTGGCGATCAACCCGGTCTCTTCAGCCAAGCCGATGAACTCCCCGGGAGAGATCAGACCACGCTCTGGGTGACGCCACCGCACCAGCGCTTCCGCTGAGTTCAGGCGTCCGCTGTGGAGCTCCAGCTTGGGCTGGTAAAAAACCTCCAGTTGCCCTTCTGCAATCGCTCGGCGCAGTTGGATTTCCAGCTCCAGCCGACCGGGGGTGTGGGCCTCAAGGCTGTCGCTAAAAAACTGAAAGTTATCGCCACCCAGATGCTTGGCGTGCTGCATTGCCATGTTTGCCTGGCTGACCAGCGCGGATATGTCCCGGGCGGAACCCGGCAGCAAAGCGATCCCTATGGAGGCGCTGACGACCAGTTCATGGCCCGAGACCGATATCGGCGAGCGCAGCTTGGCGAGCAGACGCGTCGTAATACGCGCCAGGGCGGTCAGGTTGCCGTGGCTGTCGAAGAGCACGGCGAACTCGTCTGCGGACAAGCGCGCCACCGTATCGGCCCCTGCCACTTGGGCATTCAGCCGACGGGCGACGAGGCGCAGCAATTGGTCGGCGATATCGTGACCCAGGCTGGCGTTGAGCAACTTGAACCGATCCAGATTGATATGCAGCAGGGCCAATGTGCGCCCACCCTGACGTGCCCGCTGATTGGCCTCACGCAATCGTTCGTTAAAAAGTGCCCGGTTGGCCAGGCCTGTCAGCTCGTCGTAATGAGTCAGGTAGCGCGTGCGCTCTTCATATTGGCGCGTCAGCTCACGGTTGAGCTCGTCACTTCTGGCTTGGGCCTGCTGAAGGTGCTCAATCAGGGCGACGTTCTGGAATCGGCGGATCAAACCGCGCTCGATCAATCGATTGACCTGACCGGCCACGACAATCAGCGCCAATAACAGGATCAATCCCAGCCATCCCCATCCGTGAAGGTGTGGGTCGCCTGCCAGGAACAGATAAACAATGGGCGGCAGCAGGCAGGGCAACGTGAAGGTCAGGAATGCGGGGATGCTCACCGCGTAGGCCACGCTGGCCGACAGCGTGGCTGCGCCGAGCAGGCCGAACAACCACGCTTGCTGAGCCAGGCTTGGCGCTGGCACCAACACGAGCGCAGCAGTGGACAGCGTGAAGCCACTTACACAGGCGCCAGCCAGAAACATTCGATTCCAGAGCGGCTGCGAGCGTCGCTCAAGCGACGCCGACCTGAATGCCGCAACCTGAAGCACGCGCAAGGACACCAGGACCGACAGCCATCCCAGCCACACGGCAACCAACACATATCGCTCCGGACTCCAGAGCAACCACGCGCAGAGCAAACCGTTGATGAACATGAAAAGCGTCGGCAGCAATGAGCCTTGATAGAGAAGACGGGTGCGCTCGACGGCAAGCTGGGTTGCAAACTGCCTGCTGATGACACGTCGTGTCGCCAGGGAGTCTGCCGGGGCTTCGGAGCTGGGGGTCATGGCGATTCTTATAATTGGTGGCCTTGAACGTTCGCGGAGGATACACAAGGGAGCGCCTGGACCAAACAGTCATCCTTGAAATCGGCGTACGGGCCGATACAACGCTCAACAGCATGACCGGCCAGCGTTAGGGTTTGCCCACGCCCTCACAGCACCCTAGAATGCCTCGATGCGCGATGATCTCTCTCTTCTGCTTAACTCCCTCAACGATGCCCAACGCCAGGCTGTAGCTGCCTCCGTGGGTCGTCAGTTGGTCCTGGCCGGCGCTGGTTCCGGCAAAACCCGTGTGTTGGTGCACCGTATCGCCTGGTTGATTCAGGTCGAGAACGCCTCGCCGCATTCGATTCTGTCGGTGACGTTCACCAACAAGGCCGCTGCCGAGATGCGCCATCGCATCGAACAGCTGATGGGCATCAACCCGGCCGGCATGTGGGTCGGCACGTTTCACGGCCTGGCCCATCGCCTGCTGCGGGCTCACTGGCAGGAAGCGGGTCTGAGCCAGAGCTTCCAGATCCTCGACAGCGACGACCAGCAGCGTCTGGTCAAGCGGGTCATGCGCGAGCTGAATCTGGATGAGCAACGCTGGCCGGCACGGCAGGCACAGTGGTTTATCAACGGCCAGAAAGATGAAGGGCTGCGGCCCAAACATATTCAGGCGGGCGGCGATCTGTTCCTGGCCACCATGAAGTCGGTGTACGAGGCTTACGAGGCTGCCTGTCAGCGGGCCGGCGTAATCGACTTCTCGGAGCTGCTGCTGCGTGCGCTCGACCTGTGGCGCGACAACCCTGGTCTGCTTGCGCATTATCAGCGGCGTTTCCGTCATGTCCTGGTGGACGAATTCCAAGACACCAACGCCGTTCAGTACGCCTGGCTGCGTTTGCTCGCTCAGGGCGGCGACAGCCTGATGGTCGTCGGCGATGACGATCAGTCCATCTACGGTTGGCGCGGCGCAAAAATCGAGAATATTCACCAGTATTCCGATGACTTTCCCGACACCGAGACCATTCGCCTGGAGCAGAATTATCGCTCCACTGCGAGCATCCTGAAGGCGGCCAACGGTCTGATCGTCAACAACAGCGGCCGATTGGGCAAAGAGTTGTGGACGGACGTCGGCGACGGTGAGCTGATCAGCCTTTATGCCGCTTTCAACGAACATGATGAAGCGCGTTACGTCGTCGAGACCATTGAAAGCGCGATCAAGACCGGCCTCGCGCGCAGCGACATCGCCATTCTCTATCGCTCCAACGCCCAGTCGCGAGTGCTCGAAGAGGCGTTGCTGCGCGAGCGCATTCCGTACCGTATTTACGGCGGCCAGCGGTTCTTCGAGCGCGCCGAGATCAAGAACGCCATGGCATATCTGCGCCTGCTGGACGGCCGCGGTAATGATTCAGCGCTGGAGCGGGTGATCAACGTGCCGCCCCGCGGAATCGGCGAAAAGACCGTCGAAGCGATTCGCGAGCATGCGCGTCACGCTCACGTTTCGATGTGGGAGGCGATGCGTTTGCTCGTCGCCAATAAAGGCCTGGCCGGTCGCGCAGCAGGCGCACTGGGCGCCTTTATCGAGCTCATTGAAAATCTCGCCGCCAAAGCTGCTGACATGCCACTGCACTTGATGACCCAGACGGTCATCGAACAGTCCGGCCTGATCACCTATCACAAGGAAGAGAAAGGCGAGAAAGGCCAGGCCCGGGTGGAAAACCTTGAGGAACTGGTCAGCGCTGCGCGCGCATTCGAGAACAGTGAAGAAGAGGAAGACCTGACGCCCCTGGCAGCCTTCCTGGGTCACGCTTCACTGGAGGCCGGTGACACTCAGGCCGATGAACACGAAGACAGCATCCAGTTGATGACGCTCCACAGCGCCAAAGGCCTGGAGTTTCCATATGTGTTCCTGGTCGGCATGGAAGAAGGCCTGTTTCCGCACAAGATGAGCCTGGAAGAACCCGGTCGCCTTGAAGAGGAACGCCGTCTTGCGTATGTGGGCATTACCCGGGCCATGCAGCACCTGGTAATGACTTACGCGGAGACCCGACGCCTGTATGGAAGCGAAACCTACAACAAGGTTTCGCGTTTCGTGCGCGAGGTGCCGCCCAACCTTATTCAGGAAGTGCGCCTGTCCAACAGCGTGACGCGTCCGTTCGGCGGCTCGAAGACGATGGCTCCGAGTCGCTTGTTCGACGGCGAAAACATCCCGCAGAGCCAGTTCTCGCTCGGTCAGCACGTGCAGCACGCTGTGTTCGGTGAGGGCGTTATCCTGAACTTCGAAGGTTCCGGGGCGCAGGCGCGGGTGCAGGTAAACTTTTCTGAAGGCAGCAAGTGGTTAATGCTGGGGTACGCAAAGCTGGAGCCCGTCTGATCGGCCTTTGATACAGCGTGCCGGGATCAGGGAAGTCTCTGGCACAGCTGTCTCGATTCGGGTGCGTCCGTCGGGACGTCGCCTCGGTGCTGCTCTTGCATTCCCACAACCGTCCCCCCATCTTTCCTACAGAACTTTCTCCACCTGCCTACGACCCAAGTCGGACGGGCATGATGAAGCTCCACGCAAAAGCCGGAAACATATGGCTGCTGGTCATACCCACTTGTCCTGTGCAACATGGCGCGCGTGCAATCCACAAACGGGAATTCCCTTATGCAACGTTTTCTTAGCATCGCTTTGGCAATGATTATCGGGCTCACCATGAGCCTCGATGTCAATGCTGCGCGCTTCGGTGGTGGCAAGAGCATGGGCTCGGCGCCAAGTCACCAGGCGCGCCAAACAGCTCCTTCTGCTCCTGCCGCAGCACCCAACGCCGCTGGCCGTCCTGCGCCTGCTGCGGGCGGTGCTTCCAAATGGCTGGGCCCATTGGCCGGTCTCGCCGCCGGTGGCCTCCTGGCCTCCATGTTCATGGGCGGTGGCTTTGAGGGCATGCAGTTCTTCGACATCCTGATCATGGCGATCATCGCGTTCGTGATCTTCCGCTTCATCGCGGCGCGTCGACGTAAACAGCAACCACAAATGGCCCCTGCTGGCGCTCCGTTCCAGCGTGAAGCCTTTGAACAACCACAACCTGCACAGAACTCGATGTTTGGCGGCTCTGCATCTGCAGCAACAGCCCGTCCGGTAATCAACGCGCCGGCCTGGTTCAATGAAGAACGCTTTCTTGAGGCGGCACGCAGCCACTTCCAGTCGTTGCAACAGCACTGGGACGCGAACGAGATGGACAAGATCTCCGAGTTCGTGACCCCACAGATGCTGCAGTTCCTGAAAAAAGAGCGTGCAGATCTGGGTGAAGGCTTCCAGTCGACCTACATCGACAACCTTACCGTGCAGCTCGACGGTCTGGATGATCGCGCCGACAAAACCATCGCCACGCTGACCTTTGCCGGTGTGTCGAAAACATCGCGCTTCGACCAGGGCGAAGTGTTCAGCGAGAGCTGGAACATGGAACGCGCCCAGGGCGACAACCAGCCTTGGCTGGTTGCAGGTATCCGCCAAAACGGCTGATACCACTGAGCAGCTGCAAATGAACCCCGGACTTGTTCCGGGGTTCTGTTTTTATAGAAGCCGAGTTAATTTGGCGTTGTCTTTAAGCTGCTGTATAACCCGCGCAAATCGTTAGAGGATCCACGTCGTGGAAGAAGTCATCGAACAACTCCGTGAAGCCAATGAACCGGTTCCTGTCCCGCTCGAGCTGCCTGATGAAGACCAACTGGTCGAGATTGAAGAGCAGCTGTTCATCAACATCCCGTTTGTCTTCAAGGAGTTCTTGCTGACCGTCAGCGATGTGGTCTACGGCAGCCTTGAACCGGTCACCGTGACCGATTCAGGCTCACACACCTATCTCCCGGAAGTGGCAGCAACTGCTTGGGACATCGGCGTTCCCCGTGAATTGATCCCGCTGTGCCAGGACGGTGACGATTACTACTGCGTCGAAGAAGACGGCACCGTGGTGCTGTGGTCGGGCGAGGAAGAAATCGTCACCGAAGACAGTTGGGAATCTGTCTGGCACTGGGCGCGGGACGTCTGGCTGGAAAGCTGAAACGCCGACCTGCTGTCCCGAATATCGGACTTGGGGCTCGCGCCTCAAGGCTCCGGGTGATTACCCAGGGTTTCCAGTAACGCGACCTGCATTCGCGTGTGAACCCGAATAAACCAGCGCCACAATACGGCGGCCACGATGGCCGCCACGACGACGATCAGCACTAGCCACTCGCGCGTTGGCAGCATGCTGGAGGACAGCAGTGCGATCAGCAGGAAAATCACCATCAATGAAAGCAAGGGGATCACTTCAGCGATCACCCGGCGGACACGTGCTGTGTGCCTGCCAGCCATTTCCGGCTTCACATTCAGCTCTGCCAGGAGCATCGAAAGCGCTTTGAGCTTCCGATAGGCAGCGATCAGAAACGGAAGTGACAGCAGCAAAGACGCGCCCCAGATCCAGGCCTTTTGCTGACCGACATCACTCACCCAATCGCTGAAGTAAACGCCGATGCGCTCGGCGAAGAACGCACCGGTAAAAAATATCGCGATAACCAATGCCAGATTGATGCCGACCTGCAGCAGGATCTTTCGGACCATCGCTGCCAACAGCGCGCCTTCCCCTCGAGGCTGAATACTGCGCAACCATTCTCCATACATACCGAAACCCCGGGCCATCCTCTCGGGAACGACGGCGCCCAGCGTGTGCGACAGAGGATCTGCGGCGCGTATGAGGTAAGGCGTGAGTAAAGTCGTGATCGCGGACACCGCCACCGCAACGGGGTAGAGAAAGTCGCTGGTGACCTGCAGCGTCATCCCCAGCGCTGCGATGATGAAAGAGAATTCGCCGATCTGCGACAGACCCATGCCTACTCTTAACGATGTTTTGCCGTCGTTTCCCGCAATGAAAGCACCGAGGCCGCAGGAGATCATCTTACCCATCACCACCGCGACGGTGATCACCGCGATGGGCCACGCGTAATCCAGCAGAATTTTCGGATCGATCATCAAGCCAATCGCAACAAAGAAGATCGCACTGAACATGTCACGGATGGGCTCGACGAGATGCTCAATCTTCGCCAGCTGCCTGGACTCAGCCATGATCGCCCCGATCAGAAAAGCGCCCAGCACCATGCTGTACTCAAGCTTCACCACCAGCAGACAAAACCCGAAACACAGGCCCAGTACCGTGACCAATAGCATTTCGTTACTTTCAAATTTTGCGACGTACGCCAGCAGGCGCGGGACGACAAGGATGCCGACGACCAGCGCGACGACCATGAATAGCGACAGTTTGCCGACGGTGGAAAACACCTCTCCGGAGCTGACTGAGCCACTCACGGCGATGCCCGACAGCAGCGCGATAATCCCGATCCCCAGAATGTCTTCGACAATCAGCACCCCGAAGATCAACTGAGCAAAACGCTGGTTTTTCATTTTCAGGTCGTTCAGGGCCTTAACGATGATGGTGGTAGACGAAATGGCCAGAATGGCGCCGAGGAACAGCGAGTCCATGGTGTTCCAACCGAAGAACTGCCCGATTTCGTAGCCGATCCAGATCATCAGGGTGATTTCGAGAAACGCGGCGATGAACGCCGTTGCCCCCACCTTGAACAGCTTGCGAAGGCTGAATTCCAGGCCCAGGCAAAACATCAAAAAAATCACGCCCAGTTCGGCGAGGGTCTTGATGGTTTGCTCATCGTGAATGAGGCCGAATGGCGGGGTATGCGGGCCGATGATGAAGCCAGCAACGATGTAGCCGAGAACCACGGGCTGCTTGAGTCGATGAAACACTACCGTTACAACGCCGGCCACGAGCATGATCACAGCCAGATCCTGAATGAAGCTGATGGCATGCATACGCGCGGCTCCTGCTGACAAGCGATTCAATGCGCGTACCCGTCAATCGATACAAATGCCGTACGAAATATCGCCAACAAGGCTCGAAAAATCTGACTGGTACGCAGGATTTAGCCCATCCGGCGGCTTTCGCAGGTTAACACCGCACAAAATCGGATAAAGCCGGTGCAATATATGGAAACAGATGGGAACGGGCGTGACGGCAGAGCAGTCGTCGGCGTCCCGGTATGGATGGATTTGCTGCCAATCTGCATTCGAGCACCTGAGCAAGGTGCCTTCTGACCTTTTGAACCGTGAGCACGTTATGGAACCCGGAAACGCCCAGCTGTCGATGACTGTATTGATGACCCCGGACATGGCCAATTTCTCTGGCAACGTTCACGGCGGGACGCTGCTGAAGTACCTCGACGAAGTTGCCTACGCATGTGCGAGCCGGTATGCAGGCCGCTATGTGGTAACGCTGTCCGTAGACCAGGTGATTTTCCGTGAGCCTATTCATGTCGGCGAGCTGGTCACCTTTCTGGCATCGGTCAACTACACCGGCAACACGTCCATGGAAGTGGGCATTAAGGTGGTGACTGAAAACATCCGCGAGCGCTCGGTTCGTCATACCAACAGCTGCTTTTTCACCATGGTGGCGGTGGATGACCAGCGCAAACCGGCCAGCGTACCGCCATTGTCGCCCACCAACAGCGAAGACAAGCGTCGTTACGTGCAGGCACAACAACGCCGCCAGAT
The nucleotide sequence above comes from Pseudomonas lutea. Encoded proteins:
- a CDS encoding acyl-CoA thioesterase, with the protein product MEPGNAQLSMTVLMTPDMANFSGNVHGGTLLKYLDEVAYACASRYAGRYVVTLSVDQVIFREPIHVGELVTFLASVNYTGNTSMEVGIKVVTENIRERSVRHTNSCFFTMVAVDDQRKPASVPPLSPTNSEDKRRYVQAQQRRQIRQELEKRYREIKDEPV
- a CDS encoding cation:proton antiporter; this encodes MHAISFIQDLAVIMLVAGVVTVVFHRLKQPVVLGYIVAGFIIGPHTPPFGLIHDEQTIKTLAELGVIFLMFCLGLEFSLRKLFKVGATAFIAAFLEITLMIWIGYEIGQFFGWNTMDSLFLGAILAISSTTIIVKALNDLKMKNQRFAQLIFGVLIVEDILGIGIIALLSGIAVSGSVSSGEVFSTVGKLSLFMVVALVVGILVVPRLLAYVAKFESNEMLLVTVLGLCFGFCLLVVKLEYSMVLGAFLIGAIMAESRQLAKIEHLVEPIRDMFSAIFFVAIGLMIDPKILLDYAWPIAVITVAVVMGKMISCGLGAFIAGNDGKTSLRVGMGLSQIGEFSFIIAALGMTLQVTSDFLYPVAVAVSAITTLLTPYLIRAADPLSHTLGAVVPERMARGFGMYGEWLRSIQPRGEGALLAAMVRKILLQVGINLALVIAIFFTGAFFAERIGVYFSDWVSDVGQQKAWIWGASLLLSLPFLIAAYRKLKALSMLLAELNVKPEMAGRHTARVRRVIAEVIPLLSLMVIFLLIALLSSSMLPTREWLVLIVVVAAIVAAVLWRWFIRVHTRMQVALLETLGNHPEP